GGATCATGAAGTACTACATCCTGGACCTGTCGCCGCACAACTCGCTCATCCGCTACCTGGTGGACCAGGGCCATACGGTGTTCTGCCTGTCCTGGAAGAACCCCGGCTACGAGGACCGCGACCTGGGCTTGGACGACTACCTCAAGCTGGGCTTTCACGCCGCGCTCGACGCCGTCAACGCCATCGTCCCCAAGCGCAAGGTGCACGCCACGGGCTACTGCCTGGGCGGCACCCTGCTGGCCATCGCCGCCGCCGCGATGGCGCGCGACGGCGACGCGCGCCTGGCCTCGCTGTCGCTGTTCGCGGCGCAGACCGATTTTTCCGAGCCGGGCGAGCTGGGCCTGTTCATCGACGAGAGCCAGGTCAACCTGCTGGAGGCGCAGATGACCCAGACCGGCTACCTCAAGGCCAGCCAGATGGCGGGCGCGTTCCAGATGCTGCGCTCCTACGACCTGCTGTGGTCGCGCCTGGTCAATGAATACCTGCTGGGCGAGCGCACCCCGATGAACGACCTGATGGCCTGGAACGCCGACGCCACGCGCATGCCGGCCAGGATGCACGCGCAGTACCTGCGCCGGCTGCTCCTCGACGACGACCTGAGCCGGGGCCGCTACCCCGTGGGCGGCAAGCCGGTCTCGCTCAGCGACATCACGCTGCCCATCTTCATGGTGGGCACGCTCACCGACCACGTCGCGCCCTGGCGCTCGGTGCACAAGCTGCACCACCTGACCACGACCGAGATCACCTTCGCCCTGACCAGCGGCGGACACAACGCCGGCATCGTCAACCCGCCGGGCAACCCGCGGCGCCACTACCAGCTGCGCACACGGCCCGCCGGCGGCAACTACATGGCGCCCGACGACTGGCTGGCGGCGGCGCCTGCCGCGCAGGGCTCGTGGTGGCCCGCCTGGCAGGAGTGGCTGCAGGCACGCTCGGGCAAGCCCGTTGCACCGCCGCACATGGGCGCACGCGGCTACAAGGCGGGCGCCGACGCGCCGGGCCACTACGTACTGGAAAAATGAGCATGACCCGGAACCTGCAAGGCAAGAAGGGGCTGGTGGTCGGCATTGCGAACGAAAGCAGCATCGCCTGGGGCTGCGCGCGTGCCTTCCACGCCGCCGGCGCCGACCTCGCCATCACCTGGCTCAACGACAAGGCAAGGCCCTATGTGCAGCCGCTTGCCGAGCGGCTGGAGGCCGGCATACAGATGCCGCTGGACGTGGAGCAGCCTGGCCAGCTGGAGGCGGTGTTCGACACCATCACCCGGCAATGGGGGCGGCTGGACTTCGTGCTGCACTCCATTGCCTTTGCCCCGGCCGCCGACCTGCATGGCCGCGTGATCGACTGCTCGCGCGAGGGTTTCGCGCGCGCCATGGACGTCTCCTGCCATTCCTTCCTGCGCATGGCCCGGCTGGCCGAGCCGCTGATGCCGCAAGGCGGCAGCCTGCTGACCATGAGCTACCTGGGCGCGGCGGAGGTCATCGACAACTACGGGCTCATGGGCCCCGTCAAGGCAGCGCTGGAGTCCGGCGTGCGCTACATGGCCACGGAGCTCGGCCCCAAGGGCATACGCGTGAACGCCGTATCGCCCGGCCCGCTGGCCACGCGCGCGGCATCGGGCATTGCGCAGTTCGACCAGCTCATGGCCGACGCCGTGCAGCGCGCACCGCTGGGCCGCCTGGTGGACATTGACGACGTGGGAGCGCTGTGCGCCTTCCTGGCGGGCAATACGGCGCGTTCGATCACTGGCAGCACGCTGTACGTGGATGCCGGCGTGCACATCATGGGTTGAACACATGAACGCATACACACACACACCCGGCCGCATGCGGCACGCCGCATGCGCGGCGGCTGCGCTGCTGCTGGCGGGCTGCACATCGCTCGCCCCTCCCTACGAAGCCCCGGCCCTGCCCGTGCCGGCGCACTACGCCGGGGTGGCAGAGGCAGGCAACGCACAGGCTGCCGACATGGCCTGGCGCGACTACTTCACCGACCCGGCCCTGCAGGCGGTGATTGAGCAGGCGCTGGCGAACAACCGCGACCTGCGCCGGGCCACGCTGCGCGTGGCCGAGGCCCGCGCCGCCTACGGCATCCAGCGCGCCGAAGAGCTGCCCAGCGTGGGCGCCAGCGCCGGCCTGATGCGCATCGGCCTGCCCGACAACCTGACCTCCCTGGCCAGCTCGCTGCCCGCCACGCTGACCAGCTACAGCGCCTTTGCCGGCATCAGCAGCTGGGAGTTGGATCTTTGGGGCCGCGTGCGCAACCTGAGCGAGGCGGCGCTGCACCAGTACTTTGCCGCCGAATGGACGCAGCGCGGCGCTGCGGTCAGCCTGGTGGCGCAGACGGCCAACGCCTGGCTGGCCCTGCGCGAAACCGACGAGCGCCTGGCCCTGGCACGGCAGGCACTGGACAACCGGGCCGAGTCGCTGCGCATCTTCAGCCGGCGCATGGAAGTGGGCGCCACTTCCCGGCTCGACCTGACCCAGGTGCGCATGCTGCACCAGCAGGCCCGGTCCCTGGTCGCGCAACTGGAACAGCAGCGCGCCACGCAGCAGCATGCGCTCGACCTGATCGTCGGCGCGCCCACGCCCGTGGCCGCAGGAGCGCGCCTGCCCGCCACCGACGCCCTGCGCCCCCTGCCCGCGGGCCTGCCCTCGGACCTGCTCACACGCCGCCCCGACATACAGGCCGCCGAGCAGCAGCTGCGCGCAGCCCATGCACAGATCGGCGTGGCGCGTGCGGCCTTCCTGCCGTCGATCTCCCTCACGGCCATGGCCGGCAGCGCCAGCGGCGAGCTGAGCGACCTGTTTGGCAGCGGCACCGGGGCCTGGCTGTTCCGGCCCGCCATCAGCGTGCCCCTTTTCACGGCGGGCAAGCTCCAGAACAACCTGAACCTGGCCGAGGTGCGGCGCGACGCCGCCGTGGTGCAGTACGAGCAGGCCATACAGGGCGCGTTCCGCGATGTGTCCGACGCGCTGGCCACGCAGGCGGGCCTGACGCAGCAGGTGCAGGTGCTGGACGACATGCTCGCCACCCAGGTCGAGCGCGCACGCCTGTCACGCCTGCGCTATGACAACGGCGCCGCGCGCTTCCTCGAAGTGCTGGACGCCGAGCGCGACCTGCTGGCCACGGCGCAGCAACTGACGCAGACCCGGCGCGCCCTGCTGTCCAGCCGCGTTGCGCTGTATGCCGCCCTGGGCGGCGGCGCAGACCCCTCCCCCGTATCCATGAATCCGAGCGCTACACCATGAACCCGACCGTCAAAAAATGGATTCCCGCCGCCATCGCGGTGGCGCTGGCCGTGAGCGGCTATGTCTACTGGACCGGCCACCGCGACGCCGGGCCGGGCGAAGGCTTCGTGAGCGGCAACGGCCGCATCGAGGCGACCGAGGTGGATGTGGCCACCAAGCTGGCGGGCCGCGTGCAGGCCATCCTGGTGGACGAGGGCACCTTCGTCAAGGCCGGACAGGTCCTGGCGCGCATGGACATCGGCAGCCTGCAGGCCCAGCGCGAAGAGGCCGCCGCGCGTCAGGTGCAGGCCAAGACCGCCGTCGACACCGCACGCGCCCAGGTGGTGCTGCGCGAGAGCGACCTGCGCACCGCCGAGGCCCAGGTGGCCGCGCGCGCGGCCGAACTGGACGCCGCCGAGCGCCGCCTGGCGCGCTCCATCACGCTGGAGAAGGAGGGCGCCTCGTCCGGCCAGGAGCTGGACGACGACCGCGCCCGCGTGCGCACCCAGCGGGCCTCGCTGGACGCCGCCAAGGCCCAGGTGGCCGCTGCGCAGGCAGCGGTGACGGCGGCCAAGGCGCAGGCCACCGGCTCGGTTGCATCGACCGATGCGGCCATCGCCACTGTCGCCCGCATCGATGCCGACCTGCAGGACGCGCAGCTGGTGGCCCCGCGCGACGGACGCGTGCAGTTCCTCGTGACCCAGCCCGGCGAGGTGCTGGGCGCCGGCGGCAAGGTGCTGAACCTGGTCGATCTGTCCGACGTGTACATGACGTTCTTCCTGCCGGAGACCGTGGCCGGCCGCGTGGCGCTGGGCGCCGAGGTGCGCCTGGTGCTGGACGCGGTGCCGCAGTTCGTGATTCCGGCGCAGGTCAGCTTCGTCGCCAGCACGGCGCAGTTCACGCCCAAGACGGTGGAGACGGCGAGCGAGCGGCAAAAGCTCATGTTCCGCGTCAAGGCACGCATCGACCGGGCGCTGCTTGCCAAGTACCCGGAGCAGGTCAAGACAGGCCTGCCCGGCGTGGCATGGGTGCGGCTTGATGCCGACCAGCCCTGGCCCGCCAACCTGGCCAACGTCGTGCAGCCATGACGCAGAGCGAGCCCGTCGTTCGCCTGCAGGACCTGCGCCAGCAATACGGCAAGACGCAGGCGCTGGCCGGCGTCACGCTGGACGTGCCGGCCGGCTGCATGGTGGGGCTGATCGGCCCGGACGGCGTGGGCAAGTCCAGCCTGCTGTCGCTGATCGCGGGCGCGCGTGCCGTGCAGTCGGGCAGCGTGCAGGTGCTGGGCGGCGACATGGCCAGCAAGGCGCACCGCGACGCCGTCTGCCCGCGCATCGCCTACATGCCGCAGGGCCTGGGCAAGAACCTGTACCCGACGCTGTCGGTCGAGGAAAACCTGCAGTTCTTCGCGCGCCTGTTCGGCCACGGAAGCGAGGAGCGGCGCCGGCGCATCGACGAGCTGACGCGCTCCACCGGGCTGCACCCGTTCCTGAACCGGCCGGCGGGCAAGCTCTCGGGCGGGATGAAGCAAAAGCTCGGCCTGTGCTGCGCGCTGATCCACGACCCCGACCTGCTCATCCTCGACGAGCCGACCACCGGCGTCGATCCGCTGGCGCGCTCGCAGTTCTGGGACCTGATCGATCGCATCCGCCGCCAGCGCCCCGGCATGAGCGTGATGGTGGCCACCGCCTACATGGACGAGGCACAGCGCTTTCACTGGCTGGTGGCCATGGACGAGGGCCAGGTGCTGGCCACGGGCGCGCCGCAGGAGATGCTGGAGCGCACCGGCTGCTCCTCGCTGGAGGACGCCTTCATCGCCCTCATGCCCGAGGAGAAAAAGCGCGGCCACCAGCCGGTGGTGATACCGCCGCTGCAGGTGGACGACGCAGACGTCGCCATCGAAGCCCAGGGCCTGACCATGCGCTTCGGCAACTTCACTGCGGTGGACCACGTCAACTTCCGCATCCGCCGGGGCGAGATCTTCGGCTTCCTCGGCTCCAACGGCTGCGGCAAGTCGACGACCATGAAGATGCTCACCGGCCTGCTGCCCGCGAGCGAGGGCAAGGCCTGGCTGTTCGGCAAGCCGGTCGATCCGCACGACATCGCCACGCGCCGGCGCGTGGGTTACATGTCGCAGGCGTTCTCGCTGTATGGCGAGCTGACGGTGCGGCAGAACCTGGTGCTGCACGCGCAGCTGTTCCATGTGCCCGCCGACCAGCAGGCCGCGCGCGTGCAGGCCATGGTCGAGCGCTTTGACCTGCAGAACGACCTGGACGCCCTGCCCGAGAGCCTGCCGCTGGGCGTGCGCCAGCGCCTGTCGCTGGCCGTGGCCATGGTGCACGAGCCCGAGCTCCTGATCCTGGACGAGCCGACCTCGGGCGTGGACCCGATCGCACGCGACCGCTTCTGGCAGTTGCTGGCCGACCTGTCGCGGCGCGACCGGGTGACGATCTTCATCTCCACCCACTTCATGAACGAGGCCGCGCGCTGCGACCGCATGTCGATGATGCACGCCGGGCGCGTGCTCGACAGCGACCGGCCGGCCGCACTCATCGCCAAGCGCGGCGCGGCGACGCTGGAAGATGCCTTCATCGGCTACCTGGTCGAGGCCGAGGGCGATGCCCCCGCGGCGGACGAGGAGCCGGCGGCCGTCGTGCAGGCCGCCCCCGCGGCAGCACATGCCAGCCCGGCGCACAGTTCGGCCTTCAGCCTGCAGCGCCTGTTCAGCTACCTGTGGCGCGAAGCGCTGGAGCTGCAGCGCGACCCGGTGCGTGCCGCGATGGCGCTGCTCGGCTCGCTGGTGCTGATGTTCGTGATCGGCTACGGCATCACGATGGACGTGGAAAACCTGCAATACGCCGTGCTCGACCGCGACCGCACGGAGGCGAGCCAGAACTACGCGCTGAACCTGTCGGGCTCGCGCTACTTCATCGAACGTCCGCCGGTCATCGACGAGGCCGACCTCGACCGGCGCATGCGCAGCGGCGAGCTGTCGCTGGCCATTGAGATCCCGCCCGGCTTCGGGCGCGACATGCTGCGCGGGCGCCCGGTGCAGATCGCCGCCTGGATAGACGGCGCCATGCCGCAGCGCGCCGAGACCATTCGCGGCTACGTCGCCGGCCTGCACCAGCAATGGCTGCTCCAGCAGCTGCGCGAGCGCGGCATCTCCATGCCGCAGTCCGCCAGCGTGGAGACACGCTACCGCTACAACCCCGACGTGAAAAGCCTGCCCGCCATGGTGCCCGCCGTGATTGCGCTGCTGCTGCTCATGCTGCCGGCCATGCTGACGGCGCTGGCCGTGGTGCGCGAGAAGGAGCTGGGCTCCATCATCAACCTGTACGTCACGCCGGTCACGCGGCTGGAGTTCCTGGTCGGCAAGCAACTGCCCTACGTGGGGCTGGCGATGGTGAACTTCCTGCTCATGTGCGCCGCGTCCATCACCGTGTTCGACGTGCCCATCACCGGCAGCTTCTGGACGCTGGCGCTGGCGACGCTGGTGTATGCCGTCGTCGCCACGGGCATCGGCCTGGTGGCATCGTCCATCACCAACAGCCAGAGCGCGGCCATGTTCATCGCCCTGGTGGTGACCATGGTGCCGGCCGTGCAGTTCAGCGGGCTGCTGCACCCCGTCACCTCGCTGGAGGGCGCGGGCCGCATGATCGGCGAGATCTTCCCGGCCACCTACATGCTGATCATCAGCCGCGGCGTGTTCAGCAAGGCACTGGGCCTGCGCGAGCTGGGCAGCGTGCTGGTGCCGCTGTTGATCGCAGTGCCGGTAATCATGGGCGCGGCCGTGGCGCTGCTGAAGAAACAGGAGGCCTGACGGCATGAACGCATTCACCCGCCACCTGGCCAACATCGCGCGCCTGGGCGTCAAGGAGCTGTGGAGCCTGTGGCGCGACCCGATGATGCTGGTGCTCATCGTCTACCTGTTCACGGTGGCCGTGTATTCGTCGGCGCGCGCCATTCCCGAGACGCTGCACATGGCCGCCATCGCCGTGGTGGACGAGGACCATTCCCCGCTGTCGCAGCGCATCATCGGCGACTTCTACCCGCCGCTGTTCACCCGGCCGGCCGTGATCACGCGCGACGAGATGGACGCCGGCATGGACACCGGCGCCTACACCTTCGTGCTCAACATCCCGCCCGACTTCCAGCGCGACGTGCTGGCGGGGCGCGCACCCGCCGTGCAGCTGAACGTGGACGCCACGCGCATGAGCCAGGCCTTCAGCGGCAGTGGCTACATCCAGCAGATCGTGCTCGGCGAGGTGCAGGACTTCACGCGCCGCTACCGCGCGAGCACCACGCTGCCCGTGGACCTGAACGCGCGCATGCGCTTCAACCCGTCGCTGACCCAGGCCTGGTTCGGCGGCGCCATGCAGTACGTCAACTACATCACCCTGGTGTCCATCCTGCTGACCGGCGCGGCACTGATCCGCGAGCGCGAGCACGGCACCATCGAGCACCTGCTGGTCATGCCCGTGACGCCCACCGAGATCATGCTCGGCAAGGTCTGGGCCATGGGCCTGGTGGTGCTGGTGGCGGCCGGGCTGTCGCTGGGCGTCATGCTGCGCGGCGTGCTGGGCATGCCCATCGAGGGCTCGGCGTCGCTGTTCCTGGCCGGCGTCGCGCTGCACCTGTTTGCCACCACGTCCATGGGCATCTTCCTGGCCACGGTGGCACGCACCATGCCGCAGTTCGGCCTGCTGGTGATGCTGACCATCCTGCCCATGCAGATGCTCTCGGGCGGCAGCACGCCGTTTGAATCCATGCCGCTGTTCGTGCAGCGCGTCATGCAGGTGGCGCCCACCACGCATTTCGTCGAACTCGCGCAGGCCATCCTGTACCGGGGCGCCGGCATCGACGTGGTGTACAAGCCCTTCCTGATCCTGGCGCTGATCGGCAGCGCGCTGTTCGCGCTCTCGCTCTCGCGCTTTCGCAAGACCATCAGCCAGATGGCCTGAATGATGATTTCGCCGCCGTGAAACAGCCGCCTGCCGCCCCGGCGCGGCCGCTTCACGCCAAACCCCCAAGGAGTTCCATGCCGGATACAGCACCATCATCCCTCACCGCCCCGCAAGACGAGCTCTCCATCGTGCGCAACCGCACCTTCGACGAGATCGCCATCGGCGACAGCGCCAGCATCGAGCGCACGCTGACCCAGCAGGACATCCAGCTCTTCGCCCTGCTCTCGGGCGACGTGAACCCGCAGCACCTCGACGAGGACTTTGCCGCCTCCACGCGCTTTCATGGCGTGATTGCCCACGGCATGCTGGGCGGCGCGCTGATCTCGGCCGTGCTGGGCACGCGCCTGCCCGGTCCCGGCACCATCTACCTGGGGCAGACGCTGAAGTTCCTGGCCCCCGTGCGCGTGGGTGACCGGCTGCGCATCACCGTCGCCGTGCGCGCGCGTGACGAAGCCAAAAAACGCCTGACGCTGGCCTGCACCTGCATCAACCAGGACGGCGCCACCGTCATCAGCGGCGACGCCGAGGTGGTTGCCCCCACCGAGCGCGTGGAGCGCGCACGCACCACCCTGCCCGAGGTGCGCCTGCGTGTGGGCCAGGACGGCGTGCAGCGTCTGCTGGAGCATGTGCGCACGCTGGGCACGCTGCGCACCGCCGTCGTCCACCCCTGCGACCCGCTGAGCCTGGGCGGCGCGCTGGACGCGCATGCCGCCGGCATCATCGACCCGGTGCTCGTGGCCCCGCGCGCACGCCTGATGGCCGTGGCCGAAAAGGCGGGCCTGGACCTGAGCGGCATCGCCATCGAAGACGTGGCGCACAGCCACGCAGCCGCCGCGCGCGCCGTGGCCATGGTGCAGGAGGGCCAGGTGCAGGCACTCATGAAGGGCAGCCTGCACACCGACGAACTCATGGCCGCCGTGGTCGCCTCGCAGGGCGGCCTGCGCACCAAGCGGCGCGTGAGCCACTGCTTCGTGATGCAGACGCCCGCCTACCCGCGCCCCTTCATCATCACCGACGCGGCCATCAACATCGCACCCACGCTGGAGCAGAAGGCCGACATCGTGCGCAACGCCATCGACCTGGCGCATGCCATCGGCGTGGCCGAGCCGCGCGTGGCCATCCTGGCGGCGGTGGAGACCGTCAACGCCGGCATGCCCGCCACGCTGGACGCGGCCGCGCTGTGCAAGATGGCCGACCGCGGGCAGATCACGGGCGGCCTGCTGGACGGGCCGCTGGCGTTCGACAACGCCGTCTCGATCGCCGCCGCGCGCACCAAGGGCATCGTCTCCGAGGTGGCGGGCCGGGCCGACATCCTCGTGGTGCCGGACCTGGAGAGCGGCAACATGCTGGCCAAGCAGCTCGAATACCTGGGCGACGCGGCCAGCGCCGGCATCGTGCTCGGCGCGCGCGTGCCCATCGTGCTCACGAGCCGCGCCGACTCGCGCGAGACGCGCCTGGCCTCGTGCGCCATGGCGGTGCTGCTGGCGCACCACTACCAGGGAGCGCCGCTATGACCGACCTCGTCCTCGTGCTGAACTGCGGCTCGTCGAGCATCAAGTTCGCGCTGTTCGACGCCGGCGCGCGGCCGCTGCCGCGCCGGCCCCTGTGGAACGGCAAGGTGGACGGCATCACCGGCCCCGCGCCCACGTTCGGCGAGACCGGCGTGGCCCCCGGCCCGGTGGCGCTGGACGCGGCCCACCCCTACAGCGCCGCGCTGGAGCACATCCGCATGCGCGTGCGCGAGCGCATGGCCCGGGGCGGCCACCGCATCGCCGCCGTGGCGCACCGCGTGGTGCACGGCGGCGCCAAGTACCAGGACCCGGTGCGCGTGGACGCGGCGGTGCTGGGCGACCTGCGCGGCTACATACCGCTCGCGCCGCTGCACCAGCCGTTCGCGCTCGAAGCCATCGGCGCGCTGCTGCACAACATGCCGGATCTGCCGCAGGTGGCCTGCTTCGACACGGCCTTCCACCACACGCTGCCCGAGGTCGAGAAGATGCTGCCGCTGTCCTGGGACGCGTGGGAGCGCGGCCTGCGCCGCTACGGCTTTCACGGCCTGTCCTACGAGTTCATGTCGCTGGCCCTGGCCGAGCGCTACGGCGACACCGCGCGCGGGCGCACCATCGTCGCCCACCTGGGCAGCGG
This region of Alicycliphilus denitrificans K601 genomic DNA includes:
- a CDS encoding PHA/PHB synthase family protein — translated: MPDTFSAAALADQLDTQFHAALARRFFSLSPAAGMLAASDWALHLAVSPGKCMALARLALRQSEELAGYARERMTAGADPQLRHGVQPPAQDRRFAAPEWQQWPFNYMHQSFLLTQQWWAAATHGVKGVEKHHENVVAFAARQLLDVFSPGNQLATNPVVLQRTLQQGGANLLRGALNAADDLQRLAAGKPPAGTEDFVVGRDVAVTPGKVVLRNRLVELIQYTPTTEAVHPEPVLIVPAWIMKYYILDLSPHNSLIRYLVDQGHTVFCLSWKNPGYEDRDLGLDDYLKLGFHAALDAVNAIVPKRKVHATGYCLGGTLLAIAAAAMARDGDARLASLSLFAAQTDFSEPGELGLFIDESQVNLLEAQMTQTGYLKASQMAGAFQMLRSYDLLWSRLVNEYLLGERTPMNDLMAWNADATRMPARMHAQYLRRLLLDDDLSRGRYPVGGKPVSLSDITLPIFMVGTLTDHVAPWRSVHKLHHLTTTEITFALTSGGHNAGIVNPPGNPRRHYQLRTRPAGGNYMAPDDWLAAAPAAQGSWWPAWQEWLQARSGKPVAPPHMGARGYKAGADAPGHYVLEK
- the rbbA gene encoding ribosome-associated ATPase/putative transporter RbbA, giving the protein MTQSEPVVRLQDLRQQYGKTQALAGVTLDVPAGCMVGLIGPDGVGKSSLLSLIAGARAVQSGSVQVLGGDMASKAHRDAVCPRIAYMPQGLGKNLYPTLSVEENLQFFARLFGHGSEERRRRIDELTRSTGLHPFLNRPAGKLSGGMKQKLGLCCALIHDPDLLILDEPTTGVDPLARSQFWDLIDRIRRQRPGMSVMVATAYMDEAQRFHWLVAMDEGQVLATGAPQEMLERTGCSSLEDAFIALMPEEKKRGHQPVVIPPLQVDDADVAIEAQGLTMRFGNFTAVDHVNFRIRRGEIFGFLGSNGCGKSTTMKMLTGLLPASEGKAWLFGKPVDPHDIATRRRVGYMSQAFSLYGELTVRQNLVLHAQLFHVPADQQAARVQAMVERFDLQNDLDALPESLPLGVRQRLSLAVAMVHEPELLILDEPTSGVDPIARDRFWQLLADLSRRDRVTIFISTHFMNEAARCDRMSMMHAGRVLDSDRPAALIAKRGAATLEDAFIGYLVEAEGDAPAADEEPAAVVQAAPAAAHASPAHSSAFSLQRLFSYLWREALELQRDPVRAAMALLGSLVLMFVIGYGITMDVENLQYAVLDRDRTEASQNYALNLSGSRYFIERPPVIDEADLDRRMRSGELSLAIEIPPGFGRDMLRGRPVQIAAWIDGAMPQRAETIRGYVAGLHQQWLLQQLRERGISMPQSASVETRYRYNPDVKSLPAMVPAVIALLLLMLPAMLTALAVVREKELGSIINLYVTPVTRLEFLVGKQLPYVGLAMVNFLLMCAASITVFDVPITGSFWTLALATLVYAVVATGIGLVASSITNSQSAAMFIALVVTMVPAVQFSGLLHPVTSLEGAGRMIGEIFPATYMLIISRGVFSKALGLRELGSVLVPLLIAVPVIMGAAVALLKKQEA
- a CDS encoding acetate/propionate family kinase encodes the protein MTDLVLVLNCGSSSIKFALFDAGARPLPRRPLWNGKVDGITGPAPTFGETGVAPGPVALDAAHPYSAALEHIRMRVRERMARGGHRIAAVAHRVVHGGAKYQDPVRVDAAVLGDLRGYIPLAPLHQPFALEAIGALLHNMPDLPQVACFDTAFHHTLPEVEKMLPLSWDAWERGLRRYGFHGLSYEFMSLALAERYGDTARGRTIVAHLGSGASLCAMQDLKSVATSMGFSALDGLMMGTRCGALDPGALLYLMEIEKLSLHDVGQLLYHGSGLLGMSGVSSDPRVLLTQEEGNARVQAALALYVRRIVREIGALVAVLGGLDMLVFTAGIGEHNAAIRERVCAGLAYLGVALDTEANAQSADLISSPASRIPVAVERTNEEWVAAWHTTRLLGVH
- the fabI gene encoding enoyl-ACP reductase FabI, with translation MTRNLQGKKGLVVGIANESSIAWGCARAFHAAGADLAITWLNDKARPYVQPLAERLEAGIQMPLDVEQPGQLEAVFDTITRQWGRLDFVLHSIAFAPAADLHGRVIDCSREGFARAMDVSCHSFLRMARLAEPLMPQGGSLLTMSYLGAAEVIDNYGLMGPVKAALESGVRYMATELGPKGIRVNAVSPGPLATRAASGIAQFDQLMADAVQRAPLGRLVDIDDVGALCAFLAGNTARSITGSTLYVDAGVHIMG
- a CDS encoding bifunctional enoyl-CoA hydratase/phosphate acetyltransferase yields the protein MPDTAPSSLTAPQDELSIVRNRTFDEIAIGDSASIERTLTQQDIQLFALLSGDVNPQHLDEDFAASTRFHGVIAHGMLGGALISAVLGTRLPGPGTIYLGQTLKFLAPVRVGDRLRITVAVRARDEAKKRLTLACTCINQDGATVISGDAEVVAPTERVERARTTLPEVRLRVGQDGVQRLLEHVRTLGTLRTAVVHPCDPLSLGGALDAHAAGIIDPVLVAPRARLMAVAEKAGLDLSGIAIEDVAHSHAAAARAVAMVQEGQVQALMKGSLHTDELMAAVVASQGGLRTKRRVSHCFVMQTPAYPRPFIITDAAINIAPTLEQKADIVRNAIDLAHAIGVAEPRVAILAAVETVNAGMPATLDAAALCKMADRGQITGGLLDGPLAFDNAVSIAAARTKGIVSEVAGRADILVVPDLESGNMLAKQLEYLGDAASAGIVLGARVPIVLTSRADSRETRLASCAMAVLLAHHYQGAPL
- a CDS encoding ABC transporter permease is translated as MNAFTRHLANIARLGVKELWSLWRDPMMLVLIVYLFTVAVYSSARAIPETLHMAAIAVVDEDHSPLSQRIIGDFYPPLFTRPAVITRDEMDAGMDTGAYTFVLNIPPDFQRDVLAGRAPAVQLNVDATRMSQAFSGSGYIQQIVLGEVQDFTRRYRASTTLPVDLNARMRFNPSLTQAWFGGAMQYVNYITLVSILLTGAALIREREHGTIEHLLVMPVTPTEIMLGKVWAMGLVVLVAAGLSLGVMLRGVLGMPIEGSASLFLAGVALHLFATTSMGIFLATVARTMPQFGLLVMLTILPMQMLSGGSTPFESMPLFVQRVMQVAPTTHFVELAQAILYRGAGIDVVYKPFLILALIGSALFALSLSRFRKTISQMA
- a CDS encoding efflux transporter outer membrane subunit, whose product is MNAYTHTPGRMRHAACAAAALLLAGCTSLAPPYEAPALPVPAHYAGVAEAGNAQAADMAWRDYFTDPALQAVIEQALANNRDLRRATLRVAEARAAYGIQRAEELPSVGASAGLMRIGLPDNLTSLASSLPATLTSYSAFAGISSWELDLWGRVRNLSEAALHQYFAAEWTQRGAAVSLVAQTANAWLALRETDERLALARQALDNRAESLRIFSRRMEVGATSRLDLTQVRMLHQQARSLVAQLEQQRATQQHALDLIVGAPTPVAAGARLPATDALRPLPAGLPSDLLTRRPDIQAAEQQLRAAHAQIGVARAAFLPSISLTAMAGSASGELSDLFGSGTGAWLFRPAISVPLFTAGKLQNNLNLAEVRRDAAVVQYEQAIQGAFRDVSDALATQAGLTQQVQVLDDMLATQVERARLSRLRYDNGAARFLEVLDAERDLLATAQQLTQTRRALLSSRVALYAALGGGADPSPVSMNPSATP
- a CDS encoding HlyD family secretion protein; this translates as MNPTVKKWIPAAIAVALAVSGYVYWTGHRDAGPGEGFVSGNGRIEATEVDVATKLAGRVQAILVDEGTFVKAGQVLARMDIGSLQAQREEAAARQVQAKTAVDTARAQVVLRESDLRTAEAQVAARAAELDAAERRLARSITLEKEGASSGQELDDDRARVRTQRASLDAAKAQVAAAQAAVTAAKAQATGSVASTDAAIATVARIDADLQDAQLVAPRDGRVQFLVTQPGEVLGAGGKVLNLVDLSDVYMTFFLPETVAGRVALGAEVRLVLDAVPQFVIPAQVSFVASTAQFTPKTVETASERQKLMFRVKARIDRALLAKYPEQVKTGLPGVAWVRLDADQPWPANLANVVQP